The sequence GCAAAGGAGGAGCGTTGCGGTGTGTCAGAAACTCCTGCGGCAGTTACCTTCAACTCCTCAACATTGCCTGGAGGTCAGGATGGACTTCCAGGTCCCTGAGGAGATGAGGCAAGCACAGCAGTTCCGGAAGGAAGATGCCGTATTGGTCATCTATGAGATGCTCCAGCAGATCTTCGGAATTCTCACCACAGACTTCTCCAGCACTGGCTGGTCTGAGACTGTCATTGAGGACCTCCTTGTGGAACTCCAAGGGCAGATGGACCATCTGGAGCCAATCCAGAAGGAAATCATGCGGAGGAAAAACTTCACTACGGGAGACATGACCGTTCCTCACCTGAAGAACTATTACTTCAACCTCGTGCAGTACCTGACGTCCATGGAGTACAACAGCTGTGCCTGGACAATCGTGCGAGTGCAAATGCTCACGAACTTTGCTTTCCTGAAGAGCCTAACAGGGTACCTCCATGACTGAACATCTCCCCAcctgtggctctgggaatggaCAATGTGACTTTGATGTGAGACTCTTCAGCCAGCAGAGTCTCTTGAAGTAGCTGACAATGCAATGCACTGAATTTCAATGGACAGTTAACGACTGTAAGCTGTTTTAAATGATTTATgcattatttactcatttaaacgTTTATATGGGAAATAAATACTTTATGAAACAAAAGTCAACGTGGTAGTTTCAATGTCAACCTGATTTATGTGACAACACATATTAAAAATTGCAGAGACACTGTGTTCCACTATGTGGCAATTTCTGCGGACTCTCTCCCATCCACTCCCCCTGCCCCTCAACCCCTACCCTGGTAAAGCCAATATCTCATCAAGGACACTGTGTTCCACTATGTTGCAATTTGTGCGGAACTGTCTCCCACCGACTCACTGTAAACAGTCTCCTAGCCATCGCGGATCCACCGTTTTTGCCTAGCCccgcacctccccacccc comes from Cervus elaphus chromosome 29, mCerEla1.1, whole genome shotgun sequence and encodes:
- the LOC122686302 gene encoding interferon beta-2-like; translation: MTYRCLLQIVLLLCFSTTALSTNYSLLRFQQRRSVAVCQKLLRQLPSTPQHCLEVRMDFQVPEEMRQAQQFRKEDAVLVIYEMLQQIFGILTTDFSSTGWSETVIEDLLVELQGQMDHLEPIQKEIMRRKNFTTGDMTVPHLKNYYFNLVQYLTSMEYNSCAWTIVRVQMLTNFAFLKSLTGYLHD